The DNA region CTCACAAGATCATGTGTAAAATTAGATCCTCTAGATATTAAAATTGCTGTTAATATCTTACCTATTCCATATCGCATATTAACACCTACAAAACTAATAATATCTAGATTTCCTACAAATACCACTACCAAAGCTATAATAATAGTACCTATCCTATCTTTTGACAATTTTCCCTTAACAACAATATTCTTCACAGTTTCCCATGTACTTTCTATTATAAATGCCATCACTACAAAAACGTATCCATTCATATCCATTCAACCTTATACATTATTTTATATAATGTATATGAGGCTAAGGGACAGTTAAGAACTTTTAAAGATAAGAAAAAAAGGGAAGAAAAAAAGGGACGGTTAAGAAAAATACATTTACAATTTTTTAATACAATCTGAATAATAACTTTATTTTATGGCAAGTATTCAAATAAAAGTAATGAATATACAATTGAAAATTCAAGTAAAAAAATAGCTATAAAGTGAGGTAATATTATGCCAAGAGGAGAAAGAATAAAAGAGGACGATGCTATATATCATGTAATGATAAGAAGTATAAGTGAAGTACCATTATTTAAGAAAGATAAAGATAAGGATATCTATTTAGAAGAAATGAAAAAAAGGCAACAAATGTATAAATTTAAGGTATATGCATACTGCATGATGACTAACCACGCTCATTTTATGATTGATTCTAATGGTGCGGACATATCAAAAATAATGCATGGTTTAAATTTTAAATACGCTATAACATTTAATAAAATTCACAAAAGACGTGGGCACTTATTTCAAGATAGATTTAAGAGCAAAATAGTGGATACAGACAGGTATTTAGTAGTTTTATCAGCATATATTCATAATAATCCATTGAAAATAAGGGGATATGAACATCAGCCAGAAAAATATAAGTATTCAAGTTTAAAAGTATATTTAGGTCTTGAGAAAGATAAAACAGGGCTTTTAGATGAAGAGTATGTAATGAAATTCTTTGGCTCAAATGTATTAAATGCAAGAGAAAATTACATGAAGTTTGTGTATATTTGTGATGAGGAAAGATTAAAGAAAGAAATAGAATTTGAAGACCAAAAGACAGAATACAGAAGTGAAAAAACAGTATTGATAAGGGATTTTGATCCTGATAAAATAATGGAATTTGTAGCAGAAGAAACAGGCATAAAAAAAGTAATGTTATATGTAAAAAACAGTAGAAATACTAAGGTTGCTAGGGCACTCGCTGCGCTTTTAATGAGGTGTCTTTGTGATTTTAAGTGTAGTGACATATGTAAGATATTTGGAAATATAACTCAATCAAGGGTGTCAAAGCTTTGTTCTATTGGAGTTGAGCTTATATCAACAGAAGATAAATATAGAAATATAATAGAGAAATTTATTTTCCAATACCAAACATAGGTATCCTAATAAAATTAGAGAGTGTGAACTTAGATTATAAAATTGAATTAATTTTTTGTTTAATTTAACAATAAGCCTTTTATTTTTAATTTAATAGAAAGTTTTATCTACATGTATATTTTTAATATGTACAAGCCTATTATCATAATCAAAATATACTTAATGACTAAAAAAATTAAGTTAAATATAGCATATAGTTAGCTTCAATAAATACAATAAATAATTTATTGAAGTAATTTATTAAAAATCAACCATCACTAATCGTCTCCATCCCTAATTACTCCTCGATAATTACTCAATACTCAATAATTTGTTAAAAATTAACCGTCCCTAATTCCCTCCCTAATTCCCCCGTTAGCGTAAAGTTATTGTAGGGAATTAGAAATAGAATATATTTCCATATAGAGTTGAAAAGAAGATATCATCCTACTAAAATA from Haloimpatiens massiliensis includes:
- a CDS encoding transposase; translation: MPRGERIKEDDAIYHVMIRSISEVPLFKKDKDKDIYLEEMKKRQQMYKFKVYAYCMMTNHAHFMIDSNGADISKIMHGLNFKYAITFNKIHKRRGHLFQDRFKSKIVDTDRYLVVLSAYIHNNPLKIRGYEHQPEKYKYSSLKVYLGLEKDKTGLLDEEYVMKFFGSNVLNARENYMKFVYICDEERLKKEIEFEDQKTEYRSEKTVLIRDFDPDKIMEFVAEETGIKKVMLYVKNSRNTKVARALAALLMRCLCDFKCSDICKIFGNITQSRVSKLCSIGVELISTEDKYRNIIEKFIFQYQT